In one window of Chryseobacterium sp. JV274 DNA:
- a CDS encoding alpha/beta hydrolase, producing MKKDIHIISVCLILLFLWIGCKEKKIELGKNASFDKEENIHYGNSDKQVMDLYIPNKKTNTKKEVFIIIHGGGWRSGNKSQLTFFTLSLMQRFPDHIFVNMNYRLASATQFGLPNQAEDIRKVTELLKNKLGYHPNLILLGNSAGGHLSMLYAYQFDIDKKVKAVINIVGPADLSDPGFRNYQEYSFVEKRLVDPAVPKKGTTRIDFASPVKWIRENSPPTLSYYGNSDHVIPSTQEKILDSVLNKNHVIHESYPFNGGHLDWDKQPNDEFLINKIEAFLKRLTKK from the coding sequence ATGAAAAAAGATATACATATTATTTCGGTTTGCTTAATCCTGCTTTTTCTATGGATTGGCTGCAAGGAAAAAAAGATAGAACTGGGTAAAAATGCCAGCTTTGATAAAGAAGAAAATATTCATTATGGGAATAGCGATAAGCAGGTCATGGATCTTTATATTCCAAACAAAAAAACAAATACCAAAAAAGAAGTCTTCATCATTATCCATGGTGGAGGCTGGCGCAGTGGAAATAAGTCACAATTGACTTTCTTCACACTTTCTCTGATGCAGAGATTTCCTGATCATATTTTCGTCAACATGAATTATAGACTGGCTTCAGCAACTCAATTTGGACTTCCGAATCAGGCTGAGGATATTAGAAAAGTGACTGAGTTGCTAAAAAATAAACTGGGTTACCACCCCAACCTGATTTTATTAGGAAACAGTGCCGGCGGGCATTTGTCTATGTTATATGCCTATCAATTCGATATTGACAAAAAAGTAAAAGCTGTAATTAATATTGTTGGTCCTGCAGATCTATCAGATCCGGGTTTCAGAAATTATCAGGAATATTCTTTTGTGGAAAAAAGGCTTGTAGATCCCGCTGTACCGAAAAAGGGCACAACACGAATAGATTTTGCAAGTCCTGTAAAATGGATAAGAGAAAACTCCCCTCCTACCTTATCTTATTATGGAAATTCGGATCATGTCATACCTTCTACTCAGGAAAAAATCTTAGATTCAGTTTTAAATAAAAATCATGTTATCCATGAGTCTTATCCATTCAATGGTGGACATCTGGATTGGGATAAACAGCCTAATGATGAATTTCTTATCAATAAAATTGAAGCTTTTCTTAAAAGACTAACAAAAAAATAA
- a CDS encoding NAD(P)/FAD-dependent oxidoreductase, producing the protein MLPFLQYCGKKVKSLLLRITGTNHVLGHRLWAKDFPQFSEVIHTKYLIVGGGISGLSACRFFNLNNENDYLLLEMENHLGGNSSNGQNSFSKFPLGAHYLPLPNKENTEIIEFLKECGICLGTEENGEPILDEYQMTFPQQERLFYKNSWQNDIVPQRGISTETQQELNRFFKLMDEFRVKKDAQGKYWFAIPVHDSSRKDEAVNLEKLIFKDWLKENNYHSEELLWLLDYSCRDDFGLGIDYVSAWAGIHYFAGRKNNWSTQYKDQVFTWPEGNARLAKHFSKYTEGKQMSGNLVFDVTLNGKVEVLSFDNTQKKTKKIIADKVLFASPQFVNERIFNHQKAASFNYVPWLLTTITLRNEFGGDEELAWDNVIYGSSGLGYIFDQHQNLNQIMGEKVITHYKSFSTGDCRKARKKLYAMKDAELKDLVLNDLKKAHPLIEDFVLEMQFHKIGHAMIAPVPNQIFGEETRTAKEPIEDKIFFAHSDLSGISIFEEAFYQGIRTAEKMI; encoded by the coding sequence ATGCTTCCCTTTTTGCAATATTGCGGAAAGAAGGTGAAGTCACTGCTCCTGAGGATTACGGGTACTAATCATGTTCTCGGACATCGGCTGTGGGCAAAAGATTTTCCACAGTTTTCAGAAGTTATCCACACCAAATATCTTATTGTGGGTGGTGGAATTTCCGGACTTTCGGCATGCCGTTTTTTTAATCTGAATAATGAAAATGATTACCTTCTCCTTGAAATGGAAAATCATCTCGGTGGAAACTCTTCCAACGGACAGAATTCATTTTCAAAATTTCCTTTAGGTGCTCACTATTTACCATTGCCAAACAAAGAGAATACAGAAATCATCGAGTTTCTGAAAGAATGTGGAATCTGTCTTGGAACGGAAGAGAACGGAGAGCCCATTCTTGATGAATACCAAATGACTTTTCCACAACAGGAAAGACTGTTTTATAAAAACTCCTGGCAGAATGATATTGTTCCCCAAAGAGGAATTTCAACAGAAACCCAGCAGGAACTTAACCGCTTTTTCAAGCTGATGGATGAGTTTCGTGTAAAGAAAGATGCACAGGGGAAATATTGGTTTGCTATTCCGGTACATGATTCAAGCAGAAAAGATGAGGCTGTAAACCTTGAAAAGCTCATTTTCAAAGACTGGCTCAAAGAAAATAATTATCACTCCGAAGAACTTCTTTGGCTTCTTGATTATTCCTGCAGAGACGATTTCGGATTAGGGATAGATTATGTTTCAGCATGGGCCGGAATTCATTATTTCGCTGGAAGAAAGAATAACTGGAGTACTCAATATAAAGATCAGGTTTTCACATGGCCGGAAGGCAATGCAAGGCTGGCAAAACATTTCTCAAAATATACTGAAGGAAAACAGATGTCCGGTAATCTTGTCTTTGATGTAACGCTCAATGGTAAAGTTGAGGTCCTGAGTTTTGACAATACCCAGAAAAAAACAAAAAAAATCATTGCTGATAAAGTGCTGTTTGCATCACCACAGTTTGTAAACGAAAGAATTTTCAATCATCAAAAAGCGGCTTCTTTCAACTATGTTCCCTGGCTTTTAACAACAATTACCCTGAGGAATGAATTCGGAGGAGATGAAGAACTGGCCTGGGATAATGTAATCTATGGATCTTCTGGATTGGGTTATATCTTTGATCAGCATCAGAATCTTAACCAGATTATGGGTGAAAAGGTGATTACCCATTACAAAAGTTTTTCAACCGGGGACTGCAGAAAAGCAAGAAAAAAATTGTATGCCATGAAAGACGCCGAACTGAAAGATTTAGTTTTAAATGATCTGAAGAAAGCACACCCTCTGATAGAAGACTTTGTTCTGGAAATGCAGTTTCATAAAATAGGGCATGCGATGATCGCGCCGGTTCCCAACCAGATTTTTGGAGAAGAAACCAGAACAGCAAAAGAACCTATTGAAGATAAAATTTTCTTTGCCCATTCCGATCTTTCAGGAATATCTATTTTTGAAGAAGCCTTTTATCAGGGAATCCGGACTGCAGAAAAAATGATATAA
- a CDS encoding polyamine aminopropyltransferase — protein sequence MDKKRIPLELLLLFSVFVIATCGLIYELVAGALASYLLGDSVKQFSFIIGVYLFSMGVGSYFAKFIKGNLIDKFIEIEILVGIVGGVSSVVLFTLFNTLAHFESVLYLFVFFTGCLVGVEIPLLMNILKDRVQFKDLVSNVFAFDYIGALLASILFPLVLIPKLGIVKTPLFFGLINISIAIFLCYYLKRELSKPLSLKVKSISAFIILVGLFIFSDTILSYSEEKLYGENVVYTKSSPYQRIVLTRNTHEFRLYLNNNLQFSSTDEYRYHEALVHPAMSMAKNIDNVLILGGGDGFAAREVLKYKDVKKITLVDLDGEMTQFFKINETMRKLNQSSFSNPKVEVINKDAYIWVKENKKKFDVIIIDFPDPSNYSLGKLYSLQFYKELEKLTTLDTKIVVQTTSPYFAPKSFWCIEKTINQIFPFTAAYHTYVPSFGEWGFSMASFEPVNNRIYRKLPGLKFYDYNFSQMSYFSKDMKVKEVEVNRLDNQILVRYFDEEWGKVQ from the coding sequence ATGGATAAGAAGAGGATTCCTCTTGAGCTGCTTTTATTGTTTTCAGTATTCGTCATTGCTACATGTGGATTGATTTATGAATTGGTGGCCGGAGCCCTGGCGAGCTATCTTTTAGGAGACTCTGTAAAGCAGTTTTCTTTCATTATCGGGGTGTACCTATTTTCAATGGGAGTAGGTTCCTATTTTGCGAAATTCATCAAAGGAAATCTGATCGATAAATTTATTGAGATTGAGATTCTGGTTGGAATCGTGGGCGGAGTCAGCTCTGTGGTGCTCTTTACTTTGTTTAATACACTGGCACATTTTGAGAGCGTTCTCTATCTCTTTGTCTTCTTCACAGGATGCCTCGTTGGAGTGGAAATTCCACTTTTGATGAATATTCTGAAAGACAGGGTGCAGTTTAAAGATTTAGTTTCAAATGTCTTTGCATTCGATTATATCGGAGCTTTGCTGGCATCCATTCTATTTCCATTGGTTTTGATTCCGAAACTGGGAATTGTAAAAACCCCTTTGTTTTTTGGGCTCATTAATATTTCGATCGCTATATTCCTGTGCTATTATCTTAAAAGGGAATTGTCAAAGCCGCTTTCATTAAAAGTAAAATCAATTTCAGCATTCATTATATTAGTAGGACTTTTTATTTTTTCTGATACTATTTTGTCTTATTCTGAAGAAAAATTATATGGTGAAAATGTGGTTTATACCAAAAGTTCTCCCTACCAAAGGATTGTTCTCACCAGAAATACTCACGAATTCCGTCTGTATTTAAATAATAACTTACAGTTTTCTTCCACCGATGAATACCGTTATCATGAAGCTTTAGTGCATCCGGCGATGTCTATGGCAAAAAACATTGATAACGTTTTGATTCTTGGAGGAGGTGATGGTTTTGCAGCAAGAGAAGTATTAAAATACAAAGACGTTAAAAAAATAACGCTTGTAGATCTGGATGGAGAAATGACACAGTTTTTTAAGATCAATGAAACCATGCGAAAGCTGAATCAAAGTTCTTTTTCCAATCCTAAAGTAGAAGTAATCAATAAAGACGCCTACATTTGGGTAAAAGAGAACAAAAAAAAGTTTGATGTCATCATCATAGACTTTCCGGATCCCTCCAATTACAGCTTAGGGAAACTCTATTCCCTGCAGTTTTATAAAGAACTGGAGAAACTGACGACTTTGGACACTAAAATTGTAGTTCAGACCACTTCTCCGTATTTTGCTCCCAAATCATTCTGGTGTATAGAAAAAACGATCAATCAGATTTTTCCTTTCACAGCGGCGTATCATACTTATGTTCCGTCTTTTGGAGAATGGGGATTTTCTATGGCTTCGTTTGAACCTGTCAACAACAGAATCTACAGAAAGCTTCCCGGTTTAAAATTTTATGATTACAACTTTTCACAGATGTCTTATTTCAGTAAAGATATGAAAGTGAAAGAAGTAGAAGTTAACCGTCTGGATAACCAGATACTAGTTCGTTATTTCGATGAAGAGTGGGGGAAAGTACAGTAG
- a CDS encoding DUF4178 domain-containing protein, translating into MHYVCPACESENKLDLTFPVEEYVCQTCSHLIDVAGNKQIKHLKVPTENVVLDVGQKGKIGGEEYTVVAIIVKRYGNNIFWREYYLKDSKGNDAFLSESDGHWVFLIPMHPDDFKGKNSKLPTYLGRTYRWYENSQCSVEAAAGFFEEHVDFSLATYKEYVNGTRMISQEKTSKKSQYFYGVHISKHDVKKAFKIAHMPYYTGVGIVQPYYFDIKQAINIFCIAALLICLFQLYVYTSRTNETVFAQTINFTDVRDKEMVSSSFTLSGGSAPLKVNAFSGVDNSWANIQLSLVNEKTNEIIYTSKDIEQYHGYEDGESWSEGSQSEDFNLCGVSSGQYHFLISAEKDGSLPAFSGLMSPDSKVTLSRDKSGIIEITDLLSGQTTSFTDGKILEKDTSEVARLTKTSFGTQKLDSLINVEAPKLTTDPISSNTYVQLKATWLPVSFWNFGFIIFIMAALFVAMWIGKHFFNVNKWKNSSNSPYSAS; encoded by the coding sequence ATGCACTATGTCTGCCCAGCATGCGAATCAGAAAATAAATTAGATCTCACCTTTCCTGTTGAAGAATATGTTTGTCAAACCTGTTCTCATCTTATTGATGTAGCTGGAAACAAACAAATCAAACATTTGAAAGTCCCAACGGAAAACGTTGTGTTGGATGTTGGCCAAAAAGGAAAAATCGGAGGTGAAGAATATACAGTCGTTGCTATTATTGTCAAAAGATATGGCAACAATATTTTCTGGCGCGAATATTATCTAAAAGACAGCAAAGGAAATGATGCTTTCCTGAGTGAAAGTGACGGACATTGGGTTTTCCTGATTCCTATGCATCCCGATGATTTTAAAGGTAAAAATTCGAAATTACCAACCTATCTAGGACGAACCTATCGCTGGTACGAAAACTCTCAGTGCAGTGTTGAAGCTGCAGCCGGTTTTTTTGAAGAACACGTGGATTTTAGTCTTGCCACTTACAAAGAATATGTCAACGGAACCCGTATGATCTCTCAGGAAAAGACCAGCAAGAAAAGCCAGTATTTTTATGGAGTTCACATTTCAAAACATGATGTTAAAAAAGCTTTTAAAATAGCACATATGCCCTATTATACAGGAGTAGGAATTGTTCAGCCTTATTATTTTGATATCAAACAGGCTATAAACATTTTCTGTATAGCAGCATTATTGATATGTCTGTTTCAGCTCTATGTTTATACATCAAGAACTAACGAAACCGTTTTTGCGCAGACCATCAACTTTACAGATGTACGGGATAAAGAAATGGTGAGCAGTAGTTTTACCCTTTCAGGAGGTTCGGCACCATTAAAGGTAAATGCATTTTCAGGGGTTGATAATTCCTGGGCAAATATTCAGCTGAGTCTTGTGAATGAAAAAACCAATGAAATTATCTATACCTCCAAAGATATCGAACAGTATCATGGTTACGAAGATGGGGAAAGCTGGTCAGAAGGAAGTCAGTCCGAAGATTTTAATCTTTGTGGAGTAAGCTCCGGGCAGTATCACTTTCTTATTTCTGCAGAGAAGGATGGCTCTTTACCTGCCTTTTCCGGTCTTATGTCTCCGGATTCAAAGGTAACGTTATCACGGGATAAATCGGGAATTATAGAGATTACTGACCTGTTGAGCGGGCAAACCACATCTTTTACAGATGGAAAGATACTGGAAAAAGATACTTCGGAAGTAGCCAGACTTACTAAAACGTCTTTCGGGACTCAAAAGCTGGACTCCCTGATTAATGTTGAAGCACCTAAACTCACTACAGATCCCATTTCAAGCAATACCTATGTACAGCTCAAAGCAACCTGGCTTCCCGTTTCATTCTGGAACTTCGGATTTATTATATTCATAATGGCCGCTTTGTTTGTAGCGATGTGGATAGGAAAGCATTTCTTTAATGTGAATAAATGGAAGAACAGTTCAAACTCACCTTATTCTGCATCATGA
- a CDS encoding discoidin domain-containing protein — MRQYFLLLAIFLGIIAGAQQKTFCNPINIDYGYTPFEVFSKQGKHRATADPVIVNFKNKLFLFSTNQEGYWYSDDMLDWKFVKRKFLRDNKYTHDLNAPAVWAMKDTLYVYGSTWEQDFPIWKSTNPTKDDWKIAVDTLKVGAWDPAFHYDEDKNKLYLYWGSSNEWPLLGTEVKVKNLQSEGFVKPIIKLKPEDHGWERFGEYNDNVFLQPFVEGAWMTKHNGKYYMQYGAPATEFSGYSDGVYVSKNPLEGFEYQQHNPFSYKPGGFARGAGHGATFEDNYKNWWHISTIFISTKNNFERRLGIWPAGFDKDDVMYCNTAYGDYPTYLPQYAQGKDFTKGLFAGWMLLNYNKPVQVSSTLGGYQPNNAVDEDIKTYWSAKTGNSGEWFQTDLGEVSAINAIQINYADQDAEFMGKTLGKMHQYKIYGSNDGKKWSVIVDKSKNTKDVPHDYVELEQPVKARFLKMENLKMPTGKFALSGFRVFGKGAGKQPSKVEGFVPLRADPKKYGERRSIWMKWQQNPDADGYVIYFGKSPDKLYGSIMVYGKNEYFFTGADRTDAYYFQIEAFNANGVSERTAVAKSE, encoded by the coding sequence ATGAGACAATACTTTCTGTTATTAGCAATTTTTCTCGGAATCATTGCAGGAGCACAGCAGAAGACTTTCTGTAATCCTATCAATATTGATTATGGTTATACTCCTTTCGAAGTTTTTTCTAAACAGGGAAAACACCGTGCTACGGCAGATCCGGTGATTGTTAATTTTAAGAATAAACTGTTTCTTTTTTCTACGAATCAGGAAGGATATTGGTACAGTGACGATATGCTGGACTGGAAGTTTGTAAAAAGGAAATTTCTCAGAGACAATAAATACACTCATGATCTTAATGCTCCGGCAGTTTGGGCTATGAAAGACACTTTGTACGTTTATGGTTCTACCTGGGAGCAGGATTTTCCGATCTGGAAAAGTACAAATCCTACAAAAGATGATTGGAAAATTGCTGTAGATACCTTAAAAGTAGGAGCGTGGGATCCGGCATTCCACTATGATGAAGATAAAAATAAACTCTATCTGTACTGGGGTTCAAGTAATGAATGGCCATTGCTGGGAACAGAAGTGAAAGTGAAAAACCTTCAGTCTGAAGGTTTTGTAAAACCGATTATTAAATTAAAACCAGAAGACCACGGCTGGGAACGTTTCGGGGAGTATAATGATAATGTTTTTCTTCAGCCTTTTGTGGAAGGAGCATGGATGACAAAGCACAACGGAAAATATTATATGCAGTATGGTGCTCCGGCAACAGAATTCAGCGGATATTCTGATGGAGTATACGTAAGCAAAAATCCTTTGGAAGGCTTCGAATACCAACAGCATAATCCGTTTTCCTATAAACCGGGAGGTTTTGCCAGAGGAGCAGGTCACGGAGCTACTTTTGAAGACAATTATAAAAACTGGTGGCACATTTCAACCATCTTTATCTCCACTAAAAATAATTTTGAAAGAAGACTGGGAATTTGGCCGGCAGGTTTTGATAAAGATGATGTAATGTACTGTAATACAGCTTATGGTGATTACCCCACATACCTTCCGCAATATGCACAGGGAAAAGATTTTACAAAAGGTCTTTTTGCCGGATGGATGCTGTTGAATTATAATAAACCGGTTCAGGTTTCATCTACTTTAGGTGGATATCAGCCGAATAATGCTGTAGATGAAGATATCAAAACCTATTGGAGTGCCAAGACCGGAAATTCTGGAGAATGGTTCCAGACAGATCTTGGTGAGGTCTCTGCTATCAATGCCATTCAGATCAATTATGCTGACCAGGATGCAGAGTTTATGGGGAAAACCTTAGGAAAAATGCACCAGTACAAGATCTATGGATCCAATGACGGCAAGAAGTGGAGTGTAATTGTAGATAAAAGCAAAAATACAAAAGATGTTCCTCACGATTATGTAGAGCTGGAGCAGCCTGTAAAAGCCCGTTTCCTTAAAATGGAAAATCTGAAAATGCCTACAGGGAAATTTGCACTGAGCGGTTTCAGGGTATTTGGAAAAGGAGCAGGGAAACAGCCTTCAAAAGTTGAGGGATTTGTACCTTTAAGAGCTGATCCCAAGAAATATGGTGAAAGAAGAAGTATCTGGATGAAGTGGCAGCAGAATCCTGATGCAGACGGCTATGTAATCTATTTCGGGAAGTCTCCTGATAAATTGTATGGAAGCATTATGGTATACGGAAAGAATGAATATTTCTTTACAGGAGCAGACAGAACAGATGCTTATTATTTCCAGATTGAAGCTTTCAATGCCAATGGGGTTTCAGAAAGAACAGCCGTTGCAAAATCTGAATAA
- a CDS encoding DUF350 domain-containing protein — MDNINLLPIFNSVLYSFLGIAILLVCYFIIEKLTPEKTWHEIAQNKNIALAIVFGAFIIGISMIISAAIHG, encoded by the coding sequence ATGGACAACATCAATTTATTACCAATATTCAACTCGGTTCTTTACTCATTTTTAGGAATCGCTATTTTGCTGGTGTGTTATTTCATTATTGAAAAACTTACTCCGGAAAAAACATGGCATGAGATCGCTCAGAACAAAAATATAGCACTGGCTATTGTCTTCGGAGCATTTATCATAGGAATTTCAATGATTATAAGCGCCGCAATTCATGGATAA
- a CDS encoding TonB-dependent receptor domain-containing protein translates to MKRIILSMAIVFGTCALAQEKKSDTAKTKNIEGVTITKQVFKKQSDRFVYDVAASPVAKGNTTFDLLKQTPLLSSTDDKTLKIAGKNNALIYINGRKSNMDSESLAQFLKNTPAENIQKIEVITVPGSEYQVESSDGIINIVLKKKMSDGLNGNMRMSNTTGKYNGSQASFSANYRKGKLGVSANLSGGENIEAQTYTLRNGTAKTSNESTGDIDDPNKNIGGYLNIDYQLNDKSNLALSWNTWANKSYNSTVNLFNTIKTENGTKYTWSKNKEDARSYNNSVNLNYELKTDSLGSKLNVNAAYLNYKRFQFTDNRTHMSDANMGVGKMTTQLFQDLPQIINNFSGMVDYNQKFKNDLTISIGGNYNKTKTDNDSKNITYSFNPAEVPDSRPNHFIYDENIYGAYLTIEKKLSDKISGKIGARYEITNSLGTSDNAPTDELKRIERNYNNLLPYLSFNYAINDKNNISYSFSSRMRRPSFWEINPVRNILTDDNYTQNNPFVKASSTYNQELTYMFKNSYFLILNHSYIQDAITQVPLQGYPVSPDGTVGPNPVLRYIRTNFGNKQEMSAMVGVQKSFFKQYWTTNFNIGVQHNINNGSLDMDPTTGDRFRNQKGEDIVYTNKTNSTSLLIQTNNTIRLDKKKTWFFGVNYFFVDKQQIELGLLKSLMSLDLSIKKVWNEWTFAVNANDILNTNIVKIEDFQENGNYNYIHQNRYNRNVMVSLTYNFGNQKVKKVRDIEGASDAIKSRTR, encoded by the coding sequence ATGAAACGTATAATTTTGTCAATGGCTATCGTATTCGGTACTTGTGCACTTGCACAGGAGAAGAAATCTGATACGGCAAAAACAAAAAATATAGAAGGAGTTACCATTACAAAACAGGTTTTCAAAAAGCAAAGTGACCGTTTTGTATATGATGTGGCAGCATCACCAGTAGCTAAAGGAAATACCACTTTTGACCTTCTGAAACAGACTCCTCTATTGTCTTCCACAGATGATAAAACATTAAAAATCGCAGGGAAAAATAATGCTCTGATCTATATCAACGGAAGAAAAAGCAATATGGACTCTGAGTCGCTGGCTCAGTTCCTGAAAAATACTCCGGCAGAAAACATCCAGAAAATTGAAGTGATTACTGTTCCTGGCAGTGAGTATCAGGTAGAATCATCGGATGGTATCATCAATATCGTTTTAAAGAAAAAAATGAGTGACGGTCTCAACGGAAATATGAGAATGTCTAATACAACCGGTAAATACAACGGAAGCCAGGCCAGTTTCTCTGCCAACTATCGAAAAGGTAAACTGGGAGTGAGCGCCAACCTAAGCGGTGGTGAAAATATAGAGGCACAAACCTACACTTTAAGAAACGGAACTGCCAAAACATCTAACGAATCTACGGGAGATATTGATGATCCGAACAAAAATATCGGAGGTTATCTGAATATTGACTATCAGCTGAACGATAAAAGCAACTTGGCTTTATCATGGAACACATGGGCTAATAAAAGTTATAATTCTACCGTAAATCTTTTCAATACCATTAAGACAGAAAACGGAACAAAATATACATGGTCCAAGAATAAAGAAGATGCAAGATCTTACAACAATTCCGTGAATTTAAATTATGAATTAAAGACCGATTCCTTAGGCAGTAAGCTTAATGTAAATGCGGCTTATCTTAATTATAAAAGATTCCAGTTTACAGACAACAGAACACATATGTCTGATGCGAATATGGGAGTTGGAAAAATGACTACACAGTTATTCCAGGATCTTCCACAGATCATTAATAACTTCTCCGGAATGGTAGATTATAATCAGAAATTTAAAAATGATCTGACTATTTCAATAGGGGGAAATTATAACAAAACCAAAACAGACAACGATTCTAAAAACATTACGTATTCTTTTAATCCCGCAGAAGTTCCGGATTCAAGACCGAACCACTTTATCTATGATGAAAATATTTATGGTGCTTATCTGACGATAGAAAAGAAATTATCGGATAAAATCTCTGGAAAAATCGGAGCGAGATATGAAATTACAAACAGTCTTGGAACCTCTGACAATGCCCCTACAGATGAACTTAAAAGGATTGAAAGAAATTATAACAACCTTCTTCCCTATTTGAGCTTCAACTATGCAATCAATGATAAAAACAATATTTCTTATTCCTTTTCAAGCAGAATGAGAAGACCGAGCTTCTGGGAAATCAATCCGGTAAGAAACATTCTGACAGATGATAATTATACTCAGAACAACCCTTTTGTAAAGGCTTCATCTACTTACAATCAGGAATTAACTTATATGTTTAAAAACTCATACTTCCTGATTTTAAACCATTCTTATATTCAGGATGCCATCACTCAGGTTCCGCTGCAGGGATATCCGGTATCTCCTGATGGTACGGTGGGTCCCAATCCTGTATTGAGATATATAAGAACCAATTTCGGAAATAAACAGGAAATGTCTGCAATGGTAGGGGTTCAGAAATCATTCTTCAAACAATACTGGACCACCAACTTCAATATTGGAGTTCAGCATAATATCAACAATGGAAGCCTTGATATGGATCCTACTACGGGAGATCGATTTAGGAATCAGAAGGGCGAAGATATTGTATACACCAACAAGACTAATTCTACCAGTCTTTTGATCCAGACCAACAACACGATCCGTCTTGATAAAAAGAAAACATGGTTCTTTGGAGTTAATTATTTCTTCGTAGACAAGCAGCAGATCGAACTTGGATTACTGAAAAGTTTAATGAGTTTAGACCTCAGCATCAAGAAAGTGTGGAACGAGTGGACCTTCGCAGTTAATGCCAATGATATTCTTAATACCAATATCGTTAAAATTGAAGACTTCCAGGAGAATGGAAATTATAATTACATCCACCAAAACCGTTACAACAGAAATGTGATGGTAAGCCTTACCTACAATTTCGGAAACCAGAAAGTGAAAAAAGTACGAGACATCGAAGGTGCATCAGATGCTATCAAAAGCAGAACAAGATAA